A DNA window from Heptranchias perlo isolate sHepPer1 unplaced genomic scaffold, sHepPer1.hap1 HAP1_SCAFFOLD_439, whole genome shotgun sequence contains the following coding sequences:
- the LOC137312820 gene encoding zinc finger protein 79-like: protein MEKPWKCGDCGKGFNYPSELETHRRSHTGERPFTCSVCGKGFTQSSDLLKHQRVHTGERPFKCSDCEKRFKSKIELLRHQRTHTGERPFTCSVCGKGFTQSSNLLTHQRVHTGERPFKCSDCEKRFKSKFNLLKHQRTHTGERPFTCSVCGKGFTQSSALLTHQRVHTGERPFKCSDCEKRFKSKFNLLKHQRTHQRVHTGERPFSCSV, encoded by the coding sequence atggagaaaccgtggaaatgtggggactgtgggaagggattcaattacccttcagagctggaaactcatcgacgcagtcacactggggagaggccgttcacctgctccgtgtgtgggaagggattcactcagtcatccgacctgctgaaacaccagcgagttcacactggggagagacctttcaaatgttctgactgtgagaagagatttaaaagcaaaattgaactgctgagacaccaacgcacccacactggggagaggccgttcacctgctccgtgtgtgggaaaggattcactcagtcatccaacctgctgacacaccagcgagttcacactggggagagaccttttaaatgttctgactgtgagaagaggtttaaaagcaaatttaatctgctgaaacaccaacgcactcacactggggagaggccgttcacctgctccgtgtgtgggaaaggattcactcagtcatctgccctgctgacacaccagcgagttcacactggggagagaccttttaaatgttctgactgtgagaagaggtttaaaagcaaatttaatctgctgaaacaccaacgcactcaccagcgagttcacactggggagaggccgttctcctgctctgtgtga